The proteins below come from a single Chrysoperla carnea chromosome 1, inChrCarn1.1, whole genome shotgun sequence genomic window:
- the LOC123293466 gene encoding cytochrome P450 6j1-like: MKCYPIKKREVYLYLTRNFRYWEKRNVPFIPPSVFFGNFAPIFTLQKHISEYLQEIYDKYNNLPFIGLFSITTPVLFVRDLDLIKAILIKDFHVFPGRNFCEETNYIREPIYLYTLFSLKGPPWKEIRPKLTSCFTRGKMKNMTHFMLTCVKQLENVIEQRIQMEPKNPLILKQIMSQYTSDVISNCIFGIEGSALTNPESDGFYKMGSVMFNPSSLRALKVYFAILGPTNRFLKMLPIRQNKEAIYKICRNAVWKTIHYREANNIFQDDFMDALRQLRDKNVIDGDNLVAQAFVFILAGYETSSSLMSFAVYELAKNSEIQERARKEVRECLKKYNMEMTYECISDMIYVEQVLKETLRMYPPLSFLDRICVKEYQLPGTEIKIDPGTKIFISASSIHMDPKYYPNPKQFNPENFSQENIQKRDKCTFLAFGEGPKNCIGERFGMLQSKMGIASLLNKFQVSECDETPKTISRR, from the exons atgaagTGTTATCCGATAAAAAAACGTGAAG tttatttatatttaacacgAAATTTTCGCTATTGGGAGAAACGAAATGTACCATTCATACCACCTTCAGTTTTCTTTGGGAATTTTGCACCTATATTTACTTTACAAAAACATATCAGTGaatatttacaagaaatttatga taAATATAACAATCTACCATTTATTGGATTATTCTCAATTACTACTCCCGTATTATTTGTACGTGATTTAGATTTGATCAaagcaattttgatcaaagattTCCACGTCTTTCCAGGCAGAAATTTCTGTGAAGAAACAAACTATATACGTGAaccaatatatttatatacattatttagtttaaaaggTCCACCTTGGAAAGAAATACGTCCCAAATTAACATCATGTTTTACGagaggaaaaatgaaaaatatgacacACTTTATGCTGACGTGTGTTAAACAATTAGAAAATGTTATTGAGCAACGTATTCAAATGGAGCCAAAAAATCCattgatattaaaacaaataatgtcACAGTATACAAGTGACGTAATATCGAATTGTATTTTTGGTATAGAAGGCTCTGCATTAACTAATCCTGAATCCGATGGCTTCTATAAAATGGGATCGGTAATGTTTAATCCGTCGTCTTTAAGAGCATTGAAAGTTTACTTTGCAATTCTTGGACCAACAAATCGGTTTCTTAAAATGTTACCAATTAGACAAAATAAAGAAgctatatacaaaatttgtcgAAATGCCGTATGGAAAACAATTCATTATCGAGaggcaaataatatttttcaggaTGATTTTATGGATGCATTGCGGCAATTAAGAGATAAAAATG taatcgACGGAGATAATCTTGTGGCCCaagcttttgtttttattctcgCCGGATATGAAACCTCATCGTCTTTGATGTCTTTTGCAGTATATGAATTGgcaaaaaattcagaaattcAGGAGCGGGCAAGAAAAGAAGTTCGCgaatgccttaaaaaatataacatggAAATGACCTATGAATGTATTTCTGACATGATTTATGTGGAACAAGTTTTAAAAG AAACATTACGAATGTATCCACCGCTGTCATTTTTGGATCGTATATGTGTAAAAGAATATCAACTTCCCGGaacggaaattaaaattgatcctggtacaaaaatatttatatctgcTTCCAGCATACATATGGATCCAAAATATTATCCAAATCCAAAACAatttaatcctgaaaatttttctcaagaaaATATCCAAAAACGTGACAAATGTACATTTTTAGCATTCGGTGAAGGACCGAAGAATTGTATAG GTGAAAGATTCGGTATGTTACAAAGTAAAATGGGAATTGCTTCGCTGCTCAATAAATTCCAAGTTTCTGAATGTGACGAAACCCCAAAAACAATATCAAG ACGGTGa